The following coding sequences lie in one Methylotenera versatilis 301 genomic window:
- the ntrB gene encoding nitrate ABC transporter permease produces MSATSISKESLKAIMQSKETVVSKGAAMADTEKVVIAEAAKAEAAKTEVAKVVTKKSSALLSNKPSKRKAQIYSVLNVVLPPVFGVLLLLAVWTLISHQSPNLPGPLKTWYSAIELFSDPFYVNGPNDQGVGWNILASLQRVALGFSLAALVGIPLGFIIGRFEFMSRMTSPIISLLRPVSPLAWLPIGLLVFKAANPAAIWVIFISAIWPMIINTSVGVSKVPQDYMNVAKVLNLSEWKIVTKILFPFVLPYMMTGVRLSIGVAWLVIVAAEMLTGGVGIGFWVWDEWNNLNVEHIIIAIFVVGIVGLLLEFALTQIAKKFSYE; encoded by the coding sequence ATGAGCGCGACTAGTATAAGTAAAGAAAGCTTAAAAGCCATCATGCAAAGTAAAGAAACTGTTGTAAGCAAAGGAGCTGCTATGGCTGATACAGAGAAAGTAGTGATTGCCGAGGCAGCAAAAGCAGAAGCTGCAAAAACTGAAGTGGCAAAAGTAGTGACCAAAAAGAGTAGTGCGCTATTGAGCAATAAGCCAAGTAAACGCAAAGCACAAATCTATAGTGTTTTGAATGTGGTTTTGCCGCCAGTATTTGGTGTTTTGCTGCTACTTGCAGTTTGGACATTGATCTCTCATCAATCGCCTAATTTGCCAGGCCCGCTCAAAACTTGGTATTCAGCGATTGAGTTATTTAGCGATCCGTTTTATGTCAATGGGCCAAATGACCAAGGTGTGGGTTGGAATATTCTAGCTTCGTTACAGCGTGTGGCTTTAGGTTTTAGCTTGGCAGCGCTAGTGGGCATTCCGCTTGGCTTCATTATTGGTCGCTTTGAGTTTATGTCTCGTATGACCTCGCCTATCATCAGCTTATTGCGCCCTGTTTCACCGTTAGCTTGGTTGCCAATTGGTCTGCTAGTGTTCAAAGCAGCCAATCCAGCGGCGATTTGGGTGATTTTTATCTCAGCGATTTGGCCAATGATTATCAACACCTCCGTAGGCGTTAGTAAAGTGCCGCAAGACTATATGAACGTGGCTAAGGTGCTTAATTTAAGCGAGTGGAAAATTGTGACTAAAATTCTTTTCCCATTCGTTTTACCTTACATGATGACAGGTGTACGCCTTTCTATCGGCGTAGCGTGGTTAGTGATTGTGGCTGCTGAAATGCTAACAGGCGGTGTGGGTATTGGCTTCTGGGTGTGGGACGAATGGAATAACCTGAATGTAGAACACATCATTATCGCAATTTTTGTAGTAGGTATTGTCGGCTTGCTTTTAGAGTTCGCGCTGACACAAATCGCCAAAAAATTCAGTTATGAGTAA
- a CDS encoding CmpA/NrtA family ABC transporter substrate-binding protein: MNTNDTALNLDVKPTVDSSRRDFFRTTMAGAFGAAAVMGIVPKGISTNAYAAGSDAPEITEVKIGFIPLTDCAPIVVAAEMGFDKKYGIKITPSKEASWAAIRDKTVNGELHAAHVLYGLVYGVQLGIGGQQKDMAVLMTLNHNGQGITLANQLKDKGVKDGHSLKRLLDNENRDYTFAQTFPTGTHAMWLNYWLAANGINPIKDVKTIVVPPPQMVANMRIGNMDGYCVGEPWNARAIYDKVGYTVATSQDIWVDHPEKVLGTTAEFVAKNPNTSRAMIMAILDACRYIEATENRAKVAKLISGKAYVNAPEEVIAGRFVGDYDNGIGKKWKDPNFMKFFEDGKVNFPYLSDGMWFLTQHKRWGLLKSDPDYLAVAKKINQVQLYTEAATQLGISVPKDVMRSSKLMDGVVWDGKNPAAYAASFKIKA; the protein is encoded by the coding sequence ATGAATACTAACGATACAGCACTTAATCTAGATGTTAAGCCAACGGTAGATAGTAGCCGTCGTGACTTTTTTCGCACGACGATGGCAGGCGCGTTTGGCGCTGCGGCAGTGATGGGTATTGTGCCAAAAGGTATCAGTACTAACGCTTATGCAGCAGGTTCAGATGCCCCAGAAATTACTGAAGTGAAAATTGGTTTTATTCCTCTGACTGACTGCGCACCGATTGTTGTGGCTGCAGAAATGGGCTTTGATAAAAAATACGGTATCAAAATCACGCCATCAAAAGAAGCCTCTTGGGCAGCGATTCGCGATAAAACAGTGAATGGTGAGTTACATGCAGCTCACGTGCTATATGGCTTGGTGTATGGCGTGCAACTGGGTATTGGCGGTCAACAAAAAGACATGGCTGTGTTGATGACGTTGAACCACAACGGTCAAGGCATTACTTTAGCTAATCAGCTAAAAGATAAAGGCGTTAAAGATGGCCATAGCCTAAAACGCCTTCTAGATAATGAAAACCGCGATTACACATTTGCGCAAACTTTCCCAACGGGTACACATGCAATGTGGCTTAACTACTGGCTTGCGGCAAATGGTATCAACCCAATCAAAGACGTTAAAACTATTGTAGTTCCTCCACCACAAATGGTTGCCAATATGCGTATTGGCAATATGGATGGTTACTGCGTAGGTGAGCCATGGAATGCTCGCGCAATTTATGACAAAGTCGGCTACACCGTTGCTACCTCTCAAGACATTTGGGTAGATCACCCTGAGAAAGTATTGGGAACTACAGCTGAGTTTGTGGCTAAAAACCCGAATACTTCACGTGCCATGATCATGGCAATTCTAGATGCTTGTCGTTATATCGAAGCAACAGAGAATCGTGCAAAAGTCGCTAAATTAATTTCAGGCAAAGCGTATGTGAATGCGCCTGAAGAAGTGATTGCTGGCCGTTTTGTGGGCGATTACGACAATGGTATCGGTAAAAAATGGAAAGATCCTAACTTCATGAAGTTCTTTGAGGATGGCAAAGTGAACTTCCCATACTTGTCAGACGGTATGTGGTTCTTAACACAGCACAAACGTTGGGGCTTGTTGAAATCAGATCCAGATTACTTAGCGGTTGCTAAGAAAATCAATCAAGTACAGCTCTACACCGAAGCAGCAACGCAATTAGGTATTAGCGTACCAAAAGATGTGATGCGATCAAGCAAGTTGATGGATGGCGTGGTGTGGGATGGTAAAAATCCAGCGGCCTATGCTGCTTCATTCAAGATAAAAGCATAA